The following proteins are co-located in the Apium graveolens cultivar Ventura chromosome 5, ASM990537v1, whole genome shotgun sequence genome:
- the LOC141662106 gene encoding serine/threonine-protein kinase PBL35-like, which yields MATRNFRPDSLLGEGGFGCVFKGWIEENGTAPVKPGTGLTVAVKTLNHDGLQGHKEWLAEVSFLGDLIHPNLVKLIGYCIEDDQRLLVYEFMSRGSLENHLFRSMFPSLFCCFRL from the exons ATGGCCACTAGAAATTTTAGGCCTGATAGTCTTCTTGGTGAAGggggatttggttgtgtatttaAGGGGTGGATCGAAGAGAATGGTACAGCACCTGTGAAACCTGGAACTGGTCTTACGGTTGCTGTAAAAACTCTTAACCATGATGGACTTCAGGGTCACAAAGAATGGCTG GCTGAAGTTAGTTTTCTAGGTGACCTCATTCATCCAAACTTGGTTAAGCTGATTGGTTATTGCATTGAAGATGATCAGCGGTTGCTGGTTTATGAATTCATGTCTCGAGGGAGCCTGGAGAACCACCTTTTTAGGAGTATGTTTCCGTCACTTTTTTGTTGTTTTCGTCTTTGA